The Flavobacterium faecale genomic sequence AAAGCGAAGAGACTACTGAAAAAAGTACCATCGTTATGACCAAAACAGAACTGAACTCTTTTTTGAGTAAAGTTGCTGAGGCTAGAAGATCACAATTACAAGAGCGAGATAGTAGAAATGTAAAGCAAGATTTAGCAAATTTAAGACTTCAATATCAGCAAGCTAATCCATACACTAGTTACTCAAATGCTCCTTCGTCGATCTCAAATGAACAGCTACTTAGGGAATTGAATTATTTAAATCAAAGAATCGATAACCTAAGTAATATTGGTAGTTCTTTGCCAAATTCGGGCAGAAATAGTTCTACTATAATTTTGCCAAGTGAATCAAGCAGCAGACCTGTGTACACGCAAAGTCCAGTGGTAAGTAAAACAGTTACGCCAAGTAACAATTTGCAAATTCAGCAGTTGAGTGCTAAGATAGATTCACTTAGAAATGCTAAAAAGATGACTGCAAGTGTAAGCGGGAATACAGTAGCAAAAGACAGTTTGAACGCTATGAGAAACCAGTTGGCAAATGTCAAAAAACAAATGGACGATTTGCAAGCTAGAATTAAAAACTCTGAGAAGAAAGCTCCTCAGGCTACCGTAGCAAAAAAGGAGAATACGTTTATGAGACAACAGGTATATTTTGCAAATAATTCAGATGTTTTAGCAGATGAATATTACAGATATATACAGGATTTGACTCAAATTTTAATTGAATATCCAGAGGCCAATATCGTTCTAGAAGGTTGGGCAAGTTCAACTGGAAATGCTAGTTACAACAAACAGTTATCTATGCGTAGAGCAGATGCGGTGAAAACGGCATTTGTAAACAATAGAATTGATAGTTCTAGAATTTTAACCTCTTTCAAAGGGGAAGATAAAAGTTCATCAGAGCAACATGCCAGACGTGTTGATATGTTTGTGACGGTTAAGTAAAATCGTGTTTTAGTGATTGGAAAATTTTAGATTAAACTAATCCTATTAATTAAAACATATTTAAATAGTCCTTAAGCATTAAAAATAAAGTAACTGAAATTTCGTTACAATCGATTATTTAAATCCATATTTATCAAGTACAGATCATGCTGTACATCTAAAATCTCAGGTCAGTAATTGATCTGGGATTTTTATTTTATAAAGAAAGGATAGATTTCGTACCTGTCAAAAATAGAAGTAATATAATATTTTTAAGTTATTGAAAATAAGTCAGATACCAGGTTTTATTATCGAGAGTAAGAGTATTGTGTTTATTAGTTTGGCGGATGAACCTTTTAAAATGAGAAGTAAATGAAACCGTTTAGAAATCAAATTCAGTTCTCCTTGTAGATTAGGAATTACTTTTTAATTTCTTTTTGTTATAAAATTGTTAACGGAAATTCTTAGTGTTTGGGGAAAATATTGAGTTATAGCTTTTTATATTTACGAAGTATTTTTCCTAAAGTTAAATAAGTGTTTAATTTTATCTAGGAGGGTATTTTCTTGAGTAAATAGTTATAATTTTGCTTTAAAAAAAAATAATAATCATGAAAAAAGTAATTTTATCAGCCATTGCATTACTGGCAATTTCATTCGCAAACGCACAAGATTCAAGTGCTAAAGAGTATGGTTTCTCAGAAGGAAATGTACTTGTTGAAGGGAATTTAGGTTTCAATTCGTCTACTAACAATAATACGGATGTGAAAACTAATTCTTTTAACTTTACACCAAAAGTTGGTTATTTTCTAACAGACAAATTTGCTGTTGGTGCACAAATAGGTGTAGGAACGAATAAAACAGAAACAGCTGGAGTTGATACTTCAAAAAGTACAAATTTGTCAGCAGGTGTTTTTGGTCGTTACTACTTCTTAGATCTAGGACAAAGATTCAAAACGTATGCTGATGCTAATGTAGCTTATGGACATTCAAAAGATGGTATTGGAGCTGCAGAATTAAAAGCAAACGGTGTTTCTGCTGGTCTTGGTTTAGGGATCAACTATTTTGTGACTAAGCGTGTAGTTTTGAATTTTGCTTTAAGAAATATCTTAAGCTACAGCACTGCTAAAGTTGATGCTCCTGGAGCAAAAAGTGTTTCAAACTTCGGTTTTGATTTAAACGGAAATATTGCAAATCCATTTGCAACAGGTAGTTTTGGAGTTGGATATATTTTCTAATACTATACTTCCTGATACTTGTAAACCTCTCCATTGGAGAGGTTTTTTTATGTCTTAAAAAATCGTTTATTTGTAGTATGAACTGGACTTCCTATATCAAAAATTATCAATCTTATCTCAAAATTGAGCGAGGCTTGTCAAAAAACACCATCGCAAATTATTCTTTTGATATTGAGCGCTTGTGTTTGTTTTTGGAAGAAAATAATATAGTCGTATCTCCAGTAAAGATTACAGACACTACCTTGCAAGAATTTGTGTACCATGTATCTTCTCAGGTAAATGCGCGTTCGCAAGCTAGAATTATTTCAGGTTTAAAAAGCTTTTTTAGTTACTTGATTTTTGAAGATTACCGCACAGACAATCCTTTGGAGCTCATTGAAAGTCCGAAAACAGGCAGAAAGTTGCCTGATACTTTATCATTGCTAGAAATTGATGCTTTGATTGCTGCAGTGGATTTAAGTACGAATGAAGGAGAGCGCAATCGCGCAATGCTAGAGGTATTGTATGGTTGTGGGTTGCGAGTATCCGAATTGGTTGCACTCAAAATATCTGATTTGTTTTTTGATGAAGGCTTTATTAAAGTCACCGGGAAAGGAAATAAACAGCGCTTTGTTCCTGTTGGAGAGGTGTCAAAAAAATACATTCAGTTGTACAGGGAAACCATTCGATCACATAGTACCATTAAAAAAGGATTTGAAGATACTTTATTCCTTAACAGGAGAGGAGCACAGCTGACTAGAGCGATGATCTTTACCATCATAAAAAATCTAGCAGTAACGATTGGCTTGAACAAAAAAATTAGTCCACACACCTTCAGACATTCTTTTGCAACACATTTACTAGAAAATGGTGCTGATCTCCGTTCGATTCAGTTAATGCTAGGCCATGAGTCCATCACAACCACAGAAGTGTATTTGCATTTAGATCGAAAATTCTTAGCAGAGGTAATGAATACGTATCATCCTAGGAAGTAATTTTTAGTCTCGGTTTTTAGTTTTTAGTGGCAGTATTCAGTGGCAGTATTCAGTCTCGGTTTTCAGTCTCAGTGTACAGTCGCAGTGTACAGTCTCAGTGTACAGTTTTCAGTCTCGGTTTCCAGTCTTAGTAATTGGTCTTAGTAATTAGTCTCAGTATTCAATCTCAGTATTTTAATTATAGTTTCAGTTCTGTATTTACAGATAATAGGATACTGTTTTTTTTTGTAGATACAAAAAAAAAGTTGCGGCATGATTTACGTAGTAAATCATGCCGCAACTGTAAACTGTAAACTGTAAACTGTAAACTGTAAACTGTAAACTGTAAACTGTAAACTGTAAACTGTAAACTGTAAACTGTAAACTGTAAACTGTAAACTGTAAACTGTAAACTGTAAACTGTAAACTGTAAACTGTAAACTGTAAACTGTAAACTGTTATTTAGCGATATTTACCGCTCTAGTTTCTCTAATTACTGTTACTTTAACTTGACCTGGATAAGTCATTTCAGTTTGAATTTTTTGTGATATTTCAAAAGATAAAGTTGATGCATTATCATCTGATACTTTTTCACTTTCTACAATAACACGAAGTTCTCTACCGGCTTGAATAGCGTAGGCATTTTTAACTCCATGAAATCCGTAAGCTACTTCTTCAAGATCTTTCAAACGTTGAATGTATGAGTCTAATACTTGTCTTCTCGCACCTGGTCTCGCACCTGATATAGCATCACATACTTGGATGATTGGAGAAAGTAAAGACTTCATTTCTATTTCGTCGTGGTGAGCTCCAATTGCGTTGCAAACCTCTTCTTTTTCACCATATTTCTCAGCCCATTGCATACCCAATAGTGCGTGAGGTAAATCACTTTCTGCGTCTGGCACTTTACCAATATCGTGAAGTAAACCAGCTCTTTTAGCAAGTTTCACATTCAATCCTAATTCGGCAGCCATGATTCCGCAAAGTTTAGATACTTCACGAGAGTGTTGCAATAAGTTTTGACCATAAGAAGAACGGTATTTCATTCTACCCACTACTTTGATTAATTCTGGGTGTAAACCGTGAATACCTAAGTCGATAACCGTACGTTTTCCTACTTCAATAATTTCGTCATCAATTTGTTTCGTTGTTTTAGCAACTACTTCTTCAATACGAGCTGGATGAATACGTCCGTCTGTTACTAATTTGTGCAAAGCCAAACGAGCAATTTCTCTACGTACTGGGTCAAAACAAGAAAGGATGATTGCTTCTGGTGTATCATCAACAATGATTTCTACTCCTGTAGCCGCCTCAAGTGCACGAATGTTACGACCTTCACGACCAATGATTCTACCTTTTACATCATCAGACTCAATGTTAAATACAGATACACAGTTTTCTACTGCTTCTTCTGTACCAACTCTTTGGATCGTGTTGATGATAATTTTTTTAGCTTCTTGCTGAGCAGTTAATTTAGCCTCTTCAATAGTATCTTGAATATGAGACATAGCTTTTGATTTGGCTTCAGATTTTAATCCTTCAACCAATTGGTTTTTAGCTTCTTCTGCAGACAATCCAGAGATTACCTCTAATTGTTGTAATTGGCTTTTGTGTAGTTTTTCAACTTCAGTTTGTTTCTTTTCTAATATTTCAATTTTCGAAGATAATTCAGTTGTTTTACTTTCAAAATCATCATTAACCTTTTTAGCTTTCGATAATTCATTCGAAATTTGAGATTCTTTGTCTCTAATTCTTTTCTCTACTTCGGCTACTTTTTTGTCTCTAGACAAAATTACTTGTTCGTGTTCTGATTTTAATTCGATAAATTTCTCTTTTGCTTGTAGAATTTTATCCTTTTTTATGTTTTCAGCCTCCAAATTGGCGTCTTTCAATATCGAAGCCGCTTCTTTTTTAGCGTTTTTGATAAGGTTTGAAATATTACTTTTTTCTATTAATTTGGCAATGCTAAAACCTATTGCAATACCTATAATCCCTGAGATGACGATTGTTACTATGTCCATGTTTGTTTAAAATTTATATATAAAAAAGCCTACATTAATTGCTTGAATAAACTCGAATATGACAAGTTTTGAGCTAACTCACTGTTCAAGTTTTCCTGACGAATCGGGACGTACTCTAGTAGCGATGACTTGCTCATTCTAATTTGTTAGTGTTGAGTTTACCAATTGTGAACTAATGTAGGCAGTATCTTAGTTTATGTAAAGAACGTCTTTTAATCGAGATATTCGTCTAGCAATGCATTGATTTTATTCAATCTATCCATTGTTTCGTCTCCGTTGATAGTGTTATCTATCTGTTTTTGTTCTACTTGTGAGGCAAATTGTAAGGCACACATGGCCAAAACATCTTGCTTATCACGAACAGCATAATTTTCTTCAAATTGCTTAATCATCGTATCAATCTTCTTTGAAGCACTTCTAAGTCCTTCTTCCTGAGCAAAATCTACCGTTAGTGGGTACACACGGTCTGCAATTGATATTTTTATTTTAAGCTTTTCGTCCATATTTATAATTAGTCTGCAAGCTGCGCTATGCAATAATCAATTTCACGAATTAATGAATTTATTTTAAGCTTTGTATCTCTTTTGTTTTCGTCGCTGCCGAGCAATGCGCTAGCCATCTTAAGTGTTTCATATTGCGCTTTTAACGCTTCAATCTCAAGGTTTTGAGCTTGTATGATTTGTGCAGATTTTGTCAATTCGATATGTAAATCTTGAGTATTTTTTTCTAAATTTTGTATTTTTAGAATCAGTTTTCCAACTTTATTTTCAAGAGTATCAATTATTGCTGCAATTACACTCATTCGATTTCCTAATTCATTACTTAATATTACAAATTTAGTATTAGTTTTTATTATTACAATATTTTAAAGGTTTTTTTATTATAAAAAAGACAATTTGTTGTAATGTAATTGGTTACGATTTCTCTTTTTTTTATTTAGCATTCCGAATTACTTTTTTTATCTTAGCAAAAATGTAAAGAATGAGATTTTATAAATTATTACTGTTGTTTTCCACCGTTTTAGTAGCTCAAACCGAGTATCCAAAAGATTATTTTGGAGTACCTGTTGATATTCCTATTTTACTCTCGGGTAATTTTGCAGAGCTGAGACCCAATCACTTTCATGCTGGTTTTGATATAAAAACTAAGGGAAGAGAAGGAATCGAAGTGCACTCTGTTGCGGATGGATTTGTGTCTAGAATCAAGATTTCTCCTTATGGAAACGGTAGTGCATTGTACATAGATCATCCAAATGGATTTACATCTGTCTATTGTCATTTGCAACAAGCACAGGGACCAATTGCTGATTTTATTCGAAAAGCACAATACAAGGAAAATTCATTTGAAGTAGAATTGTTTTTAAAACCAACAGACCTTCCTGTAAAGAAAGGCGAGCTTATTGCACTCACAGGTAACACGGGATCTTCACAAGGACCACATTTACATTTCGAATTTAGAGATACCAAAACAGAAAAAATTATTAATCCGTTGCATTTTGGTTACGATTCGTTTTTGAAAGATACTCGTAAACCTACCGTAGCGGCTTTGTACGTATATCCGTTGGATGATAAAACGACGGTTAATAATTCGAAAAGACCTATTCTACTCAATTTAGCCTTGCAAAAGGATGGTACTTATCTAGCTAACAAAGTAAGTGCCAACGGGAAAATAGGATTTGGTGTTACTGCCGAGGATTATGATGCTGCATCATATAGTAAAAACGGAATTTACAAAATACAGTCCCATTTGAATGGTAAAGCCACATTTGGTTTTCAGATGGACACATACTCTTTTGATGAGATGCGCTACATTAATGCTCTTATTGATTATCCAAAATATAGAAAAACTGGGCAAAGGGTTCAAAAGTTATTTATGGAAACGCCTTTCCCTTTGAGTATCATCACTACCGATGCCGATAATGGCGTGGTGACGGTGAAACCAAATTTGTCAAGTGTATATCAAATCGATGTTGCTGATTATTTTGGCAATACAACTACGATTACTGTTCCTATTAGTTATGATATGATGAGTACTATTATCGAAAAAGAAGTAGTAGAGTCTAATTATTTTGTAAAAGTAAACCGCGAAAATATTTTCAGTAAGGATAATTGGACGGTTACTTTTCCGGCTGGGACTTTTTATGATAATTTTGATATGAATTTTAATGTTCGTGGAGAAAGTTTGTATTTGCATGACGAAATGACGCCGGTACACTCTAGTTTTACCATTAGTGTTGAAAATGAAAAATACGGTGCAGACGATAGTGGAAAAGTGTATATCGCTGATGTAGATTCTAGGGGGAGATACGGTTATAATTACACCACCAAAAAAGGAAATGTTTTCACCACCAAGGTGAAATCTCTAGGGAGGTATACGTTGGCAAAAGATACTTCAAACCCAACCATTTCTATCGGGAGATCAATTGAAGGCAAATGGATTAGTAGTCAAAAATCAATTGACCTTACCATCGGTGATAGCGGTTCGGGAATCAAATCATACAACGGCTATCTCAATGGAGTTTGGGCTTTGTTTGAGTACGATTATAAAACTCGAAAAATCACCCATAACTTTAGTGAAGGGATTGTCGCTGAGGGTGCCAATGAATTAAAAGTCGTGGTCGTAGATAATGTTGGTAATTCGACTACCTTTGAAACGCGCTTTTTTAGAAGTCAAAAATAAAATAGAACCAGTTTGAGCACTAATAAAATATTTTTTGTTGTTATCGCCTTTGCGATGAGTCTTTGTACCTATGCTCAGTCGGCAATAGTAAAAGGTTTTGTTTTGAATAAAAATAACCAAGCTGTGAGTAATGTTAATATTACTTGCATGGGCGTGAAAACGAATTCAAAAGCAGATGGGTTTTATTCGATAAAAATACCTGCCAACCAAAAAGTTCTTTTGGCTTTTACACATGTTTCCTTCAAAAAAACGGTGGTGTCGGTTCAATTAAGTACTAATGAAGTGTACGAGTTCAATGTTGTCATAAGTGATCAACAAGAACAAATGGGCGAAATTATTGTCACCAACACCAATCGTCGTCAAGTGCAGGGTGTAGTTTCAATCGAACCCGGATTGATCAAAAAGATGGCCGGAGCAAATGCCGGAATCGAAAATATTTTGAAAACATTACCTGGCGTTAATTCGAATAATGAGTTGAGTACGCAATATGCGGTCCGCGGTGGTAATTATGATGAAAACCTTGTTTATGTGAATGAAATTGAGGTATATCGACCATTTTTGATTCGTTCGGGCCAACAAGAGGGTTTGAGTTTTACAAATACCGATTTAGTACAAAATGTAGATTTTTCTGCAGGTGGGTTTCAGGCTAAATTTGGTGATAAATTATCATCGGTTTTGGATATTACGTATCGAAAACCAACAAAGCTTGCCGGTACGTTTGAAGCCAGTTTTTTGGGAGGTAGTGCGTCTTTGGATGTTATTTCGAAAAATAAAAAGTGGACAGCAGTTTCTGGTGTACGCTACCGAAATAATAGTTTGTTGGTAAACAGTCAAGATACGCAAACCAATTACAAACCTACATTTGTCGATGTGCAAACCAACGTAAATTTTAATGCTTCAGACAAGTGGAATTTCAATTTCTTAGGAAATATTTCGCAAAACAATTATAACTACCAACCGCTTTCAAGACAAACTAGGTTTGGTACGATTGATCAACCAATGGTGCTAACCGTTTTTTATGAAGGACAAGAAAAAGACAGGTACGCAACTTATTTTGGTGCTTTTAAAACTACCTACAAAGCATCAGAGAATTTCACGATAAAGTTTATTAGCTCGCTTTTTCATACTACTGAGGAAGAACATTTTGATATTTTGGCACAATACCGTTTGGGTGAAGTAGATGCGACTGTGGGAGGCGAAACGTATGATAATGTAAGTTTTACAAGAGGAATTGGTGCGCAACTGCATCATGCTCGAAATAATTTGGATGCCTTAATAAGCAATACCGAAATAAAAGGATTTCATGATTGGAGAAAAAATTTAGTGGAATGGGGAGCAAAGTACACTCGAGAATCCATTAGAGATCGAGTAGTTGAGTGGGAAGTTATTGACTCTGCTGGTTTTGCATTAAATCCGCCAGATCGATTTTTACCAGTCAATGATCAACCGTATAGCTCGTACACCGGGCCATTGGTACCGTATAATTCTATTAGAGCCACTAATTTTAATACAATCAATCGCTTCTCTGGTTATGTGCAGTGGAGCCGAAAAGATAAGTTGGGTAGCTCAGATGTATGGTACAATGCAGGTATGCGCATGCAAAACTGGGCCGTAAGTGGCACCAATGCAAACGGAACCTCGCAAACGGTTTTCAGTCCAAGAGGGCAATTTGCAATAAAACCGAATTGGGAAAAAGATATGGTGTTTCGTGCATCAGGAGGAGTATATTATCAGCCACCGTTTTATAGAGAGTTGCGTGATGCTAGCGGGCAAGTGCAAGCCAATGTGAAGGCACAAAAATCAATTCATATGGTTTTGGGAAATGACTACAGTTTTAAAATGTGGGACCGTCCTTTTAAATTGGTGTCTGAGTTGTATTATAAATCGTTGACCAATGTCAATACTTATACCGTTGACAATGTTCGCATACGTTATGATGCGTCTAACGATGCCGTTGCTTATGCGCAAGGTCTGGATTTGCGAATTAATGGTGAGTTTGTGCCGGGAACAGAATCATGGGTTAGTTTTGGTTATTTAAAAACGGAAGAAAACAGTGCTGGAAAAGGATATATTGCTAGACCAACAGATCAACGTTTAAAGTTTGCTTTGTTGTTTCAGGATTATATGCCAAATATTCCATCAGTGAAGTTGTATTTAAATTTGGTGTACAATACAGGTTTACCAGGTGGGTCGCCTGCTTATGCAGACCCTTATATTTATCAAAACCGTTTGAATGATTATCGAAGAGCCGATGTTGGTTTTTTTAAATCGTTTATTGACGATAGTAAGCCGAGACCCAAAAGCGGTATGTTCAAAGATTTTAAAGAATTGGCTGTAGGTTTCGAAATCTTTAATCTGTTCAATAATCAAAATGCGATTACGAATACGTGGGTGCGCGATGTGTACACGAAGTCTGAATATGGAATTCCGAATTTCATGACGACACGTGTTTTCAATATTAAATTGACGGCCAAATTATAAAGTAAAAGAAGTTCCTTTTTTTATAAATAAGGAATAATAATCAGAAAATCATTTTTTAAATTGTTTACATTTGAGATGATTAATTAAGGTACCAAATTATGAAGTATATAAATAGTGTTGTTTTAGCCATTTTAGCTGTAGTTGCCGTTAGTTGCAAGGAAGAGGTTGAAAAACCCAAAGTAACTTATGACAGCAGTTCGAAAAGTAAACCATATACCAAAGCAGATTCAACCCAAGTTGCAATAGCAGATTTGCCAATTCAACTTGAAGGGACCGAATATTTGATTCATCCCGTGGGTGACTTGCGTATTTATGAAAAAGGAACTAAATCTCGTTATGGATCATCAAGTGTGATTGATTTGAGTTTTACGATATCAAATTATGGTGATAATGAAATTACGGGATATTTACAAAACTTGAAATTCCAAAGGGTGAGTTCAGATTCTATTCGTCCCTTGACTGATAAGCCTGTTTTGATTCAGACAGCTTCCTATTTAAAAGGAATTGCAGACAAGACTAAGAATAGAGTTATGGTGTATACCTTGTTTGATATGGACTCCAATAGAGACGGAAAACTGGATACTAGCGATATTAAAAGTTTGTACTTGAGCAGTGTGAGTGGTGCTAACTTCACAAAAATTTCAGTAGACTTACAAGAATTAATTGATTGGAGTTTGATTGAATCTCAAAACCGTTTGTACTTTAGAACAGTTGAAGACACTAATAAAAATGGACAATTCGATAAAAATGATGTTGTTCATTATAATTATATTGACTTATCCAGAGCTGATTGGGAAGTAAAAAGTTATGAGCCAGTTAATTAATAATTCCTAGATTGTTTTTGGTATATTGTCCTAAATCAAAATATCACTTTCTAAATCTGATTTTTCAATAGTAAAATCAAATCCCAATTCTTTTACCAACTGTATAACTAGGTTTTTATACCAATTTTCAGATTTTGGGTGAATGTAGATTTTGTCGATCAAGACATTAATATCCACATTAATTTTCAAGCCATCGTTCAATTTCAGGTTGTGTCCGGTCACATCTGTAAGAATGCGAACTTCTCTTTCATATTGAAAGCTTTTTCTTTTAAAGAGAAAAGGGAAAAACATATCATCAAACGGAATATATTCTTTTTTATAGTCGATGTAATTTACTTCGCCAATGTGTTGGGTGAAGTTTTTTTCGGGTAGCAAGCATTCTTGTAATCGACCTATCGTCGATTGAATGGCTAGACCTTCACTATTTTGAGTAAAAATTTGCCACATTGCAAACGATTCGTATTCGTTAATATGCCAACTACTTATAGCTACCTTTTCTCGATGTGATTTATAGTAT encodes the following:
- a CDS encoding OmpA family protein; this translates as MKKVVPCICILFSASLFAQSEETTEKSTIVMTKTELNSFLSKVAEARRSQLQERDSRNVKQDLANLRLQYQQANPYTSYSNAPSSISNEQLLRELNYLNQRIDNLSNIGSSLPNSGRNSSTIILPSESSSRPVYTQSPVVSKTVTPSNNLQIQQLSAKIDSLRNAKKMTASVSGNTVAKDSLNAMRNQLANVKKQMDDLQARIKNSEKKAPQATVAKKENTFMRQQVYFANNSDVLADEYYRYIQDLTQILIEYPEANIVLEGWASSTGNASYNKQLSMRRADAVKTAFVNNRIDSSRILTSFKGEDKSSSEQHARRVDMFVTVK
- a CDS encoding OmpW family outer membrane protein, with translation MKKVILSAIALLAISFANAQDSSAKEYGFSEGNVLVEGNLGFNSSTNNNTDVKTNSFNFTPKVGYFLTDKFAVGAQIGVGTNKTETAGVDTSKSTNLSAGVFGRYYFLDLGQRFKTYADANVAYGHSKDGIGAAELKANGVSAGLGLGINYFVTKRVVLNFALRNILSYSTAKVDAPGAKSVSNFGFDLNGNIANPFATGSFGVGYIF
- the xerD gene encoding site-specific tyrosine recombinase XerD encodes the protein MNWTSYIKNYQSYLKIERGLSKNTIANYSFDIERLCLFLEENNIVVSPVKITDTTLQEFVYHVSSQVNARSQARIISGLKSFFSYLIFEDYRTDNPLELIESPKTGRKLPDTLSLLEIDALIAAVDLSTNEGERNRAMLEVLYGCGLRVSELVALKISDLFFDEGFIKVTGKGNKQRFVPVGEVSKKYIQLYRETIRSHSTIKKGFEDTLFLNRRGAQLTRAMIFTIIKNLAVTIGLNKKISPHTFRHSFATHLLENGADLRSIQLMLGHESITTTEVYLHLDRKFLAEVMNTYHPRK
- the rny gene encoding ribonuclease Y, with product MDIVTIVISGIIGIAIGFSIAKLIEKSNISNLIKNAKKEAASILKDANLEAENIKKDKILQAKEKFIELKSEHEQVILSRDKKVAEVEKRIRDKESQISNELSKAKKVNDDFESKTTELSSKIEILEKKQTEVEKLHKSQLQQLEVISGLSAEEAKNQLVEGLKSEAKSKAMSHIQDTIEEAKLTAQQEAKKIIINTIQRVGTEEAVENCVSVFNIESDDVKGRIIGREGRNIRALEAATGVEIIVDDTPEAIILSCFDPVRREIARLALHKLVTDGRIHPARIEEVVAKTTKQIDDEIIEVGKRTVIDLGIHGLHPELIKVVGRMKYRSSYGQNLLQHSREVSKLCGIMAAELGLNVKLAKRAGLLHDIGKVPDAESDLPHALLGMQWAEKYGEKEEVCNAIGAHHDEIEMKSLLSPIIQVCDAISGARPGARRQVLDSYIQRLKDLEEVAYGFHGVKNAYAIQAGRELRVIVESEKVSDDNASTLSFEISQKIQTEMTYPGQVKVTVIRETRAVNIAK
- a CDS encoding cell division protein ZapA, producing the protein MDEKLKIKISIADRVYPLTVDFAQEEGLRSASKKIDTMIKQFEENYAVRDKQDVLAMCALQFASQVEQKQIDNTINGDETMDRLNKINALLDEYLD
- a CDS encoding M23 family metallopeptidase, with product MRFYKLLLLFSTVLVAQTEYPKDYFGVPVDIPILLSGNFAELRPNHFHAGFDIKTKGREGIEVHSVADGFVSRIKISPYGNGSALYIDHPNGFTSVYCHLQQAQGPIADFIRKAQYKENSFEVELFLKPTDLPVKKGELIALTGNTGSSQGPHLHFEFRDTKTEKIINPLHFGYDSFLKDTRKPTVAALYVYPLDDKTTVNNSKRPILLNLALQKDGTYLANKVSANGKIGFGVTAEDYDAASYSKNGIYKIQSHLNGKATFGFQMDTYSFDEMRYINALIDYPKYRKTGQRVQKLFMETPFPLSIITTDADNGVVTVKPNLSSVYQIDVADYFGNTTTITVPISYDMMSTIIEKEVVESNYFVKVNRENIFSKDNWTVTFPAGTFYDNFDMNFNVRGESLYLHDEMTPVHSSFTISVENEKYGADDSGKVYIADVDSRGRYGYNYTTKKGNVFTTKVKSLGRYTLAKDTSNPTISIGRSIEGKWISSQKSIDLTIGDSGSGIKSYNGYLNGVWALFEYDYKTRKITHNFSEGIVAEGANELKVVVVDNVGNSTTFETRFFRSQK
- a CDS encoding TonB-dependent receptor, coding for MSLCTYAQSAIVKGFVLNKNNQAVSNVNITCMGVKTNSKADGFYSIKIPANQKVLLAFTHVSFKKTVVSVQLSTNEVYEFNVVISDQQEQMGEIIVTNTNRRQVQGVVSIEPGLIKKMAGANAGIENILKTLPGVNSNNELSTQYAVRGGNYDENLVYVNEIEVYRPFLIRSGQQEGLSFTNTDLVQNVDFSAGGFQAKFGDKLSSVLDITYRKPTKLAGTFEASFLGGSASLDVISKNKKWTAVSGVRYRNNSLLVNSQDTQTNYKPTFVDVQTNVNFNASDKWNFNFLGNISQNNYNYQPLSRQTRFGTIDQPMVLTVFYEGQEKDRYATYFGAFKTTYKASENFTIKFISSLFHTTEEEHFDILAQYRLGEVDATVGGETYDNVSFTRGIGAQLHHARNNLDALISNTEIKGFHDWRKNLVEWGAKYTRESIRDRVVEWEVIDSAGFALNPPDRFLPVNDQPYSSYTGPLVPYNSIRATNFNTINRFSGYVQWSRKDKLGSSDVWYNAGMRMQNWAVSGTNANGTSQTVFSPRGQFAIKPNWEKDMVFRASGGVYYQPPFYRELRDASGQVQANVKAQKSIHMVLGNDYSFKMWDRPFKLVSELYYKSLTNVNTYTVDNVRIRYDASNDAVAYAQGLDLRINGEFVPGTESWVSFGYLKTEENSAGKGYIARPTDQRLKFALLFQDYMPNIPSVKLYLNLVYNTGLPGGSPAYADPYIYQNRLNDYRRADVGFFKSFIDDSKPRPKSGMFKDFKELAVGFEIFNLFNNQNAITNTWVRDVYTKSEYGIPNFMTTRVFNIKLTAKL
- a CDS encoding EF-hand domain-containing protein encodes the protein MKYINSVVLAILAVVAVSCKEEVEKPKVTYDSSSKSKPYTKADSTQVAIADLPIQLEGTEYLIHPVGDLRIYEKGTKSRYGSSSVIDLSFTISNYGDNEITGYLQNLKFQRVSSDSIRPLTDKPVLIQTASYLKGIADKTKNRVMVYTLFDMDSNRDGKLDTSDIKSLYLSSVSGANFTKISVDLQELIDWSLIESQNRLYFRTVEDTNKNGQFDKNDVVHYNYIDLSRADWEVKSYEPVN